A genomic window from Desulfolucanica intricata includes:
- a CDS encoding sulfurtransferase TusA family protein codes for MTVEDLSTIKSSKVVDARGTSCPGPILAAKKSIAEVQKGEIMEVLASDVGTKKDIPAWCKKTGHEFLGVIEDAGNYKLYIKRMK; via the coding sequence ATGACTGTTGAAGATCTTAGCACTATCAAATCCAGTAAGGTCGTTGACGCCAGAGGGACTTCTTGTCCCGGGCCAATCCTTGCAGCAAAAAAATCTATCGCTGAAGTTCAAAAAGGTGAGATCATGGAAGTCTTAGCTTCAGACGTTGGTACCAAAAAAGATATTCCGGCGTGGTGCAAAAAGACAGGGCATGAGTTTCTGGGTGTAATTGAAGATGCAGGAAATTATAAGTTATACATCAAGAGGATGAAGTAA
- a CDS encoding hydrogenase iron-sulfur subunit: MVDTTKEGKDFSPKILAFSTNNISDPGIDLAGSSHMHYPPSVMVVSMPCTSGIKPDWVLYAVEKGFDGVFIAADGEECAYLPDCSERAAKIVGEAQELLKQKGYEPQRLKMSAICSVCAEPFTNQIKEFSETLKNLGPTRKG, encoded by the coding sequence ATGGTGGATACAACCAAAGAAGGCAAGGATTTTTCTCCCAAAATCCTTGCCTTTTCCACAAATAACATATCGGATCCGGGTATTGACCTGGCGGGCAGTTCTCATATGCATTATCCGCCCAGTGTAATGGTTGTAAGCATGCCCTGTACAAGTGGAATAAAGCCTGACTGGGTGTTATATGCAGTAGAAAAAGGCTTCGACGGAGTTTTTATTGCGGCAGATGGTGAGGAGTGCGCGTATCTTCCTGATTGTTCAGAAAGAGCTGCAAAAATAGTTGGAGAGGCCCAAGAGCTTCTTAAACAAAAAGGATATGAACCACAAAGATTAAAGATGTCAGCTATATGTTCGGTTTGTGCTGAGCCATTTACAAACCAAATTAAGGAGTTTTCTGAGACCTTAAAAAATCTTGGACCTACCAGGAAGGGATAA